A window of uncultured Gellertiella sp. genomic DNA:
CGCCAGGATCATCATCCCGTCGCGCTCCACGAAGGGGCGCTTCTTGGCGTAGTAGAGCGGCACCAGCGGAATGTCTTCCGCCTGGATGTAGCGCCAGATGTCGACTTCGGTCCAGTTCGACAGCGGGAAGGCCCGCACGCTTTCGCCCTTGCGCACCATGCCATTGTAGATGTTCCAGAGTTCCGGGCGCTGGTTGCGCGGGTCCCACTTGTGGTCGGGCGTCCGGAACGAATAGATCCGCTCCTTGGCGCGGCTTGCCTCCTCGTCGCGACGGGCACCGCCAAAGGCCGCATCATACTGGCCGGCATCCAGCGCCTGGCGCAGACCCTCGGTCTTCATGATGTCGGTATAGAGCGCCGAGCCGTGGCTGAACGGGGTGACGCCTTCCGCAGCGCCACGCGGATTGATGTGCTCGATCAGCTCGAGATCGTATTTTTTGACGATCTCGTCGCGAAAGGCGATCATCTCGGCGAATTTCCAGCCGGTATTGACATGCAGCAGCGGGAAGGGAACGCGGCCGGGGTAAAAGGCCTTGCGCGCCAGATGCAGCAGCACGGAGGAATCCTTGCCGATGGAATAGAGCATCACCGGCCGGTCGAATTCGGCGGCCACTTCGCGGAAAATATGGATCGCCTCGTTTTCCAGCGCCTTCAGATGCGGATCGAGCGGCGGCTTGGAGGTCGAGGGGTTCTTCAGTTCGACGTCCGGACGGGTGTCGGGCATGGGTAACTCCACTTGGGGTATGCTGGGCTCCGGCACTGCTTGGGAGGACTGGCCGGGGAAAGCGTCAAGGCAGGGATCGGGCGGTTCTGTCAGGCGGATTCGGACAACTGGCTGGCGGGCAGGGCGCTTGCGCCAGGCGCTGCCTCGGCGACATGCAGGCCGCATTCGCGCTTTTCATCCTGCTCCCACCACCAGCGGCCGGCCCGCTCGGGCTCGCCGGGGCGGATGGCGCGGGTGCAGGGTTCGCAGCCGATGGAGGGAAAACCCTTGCCATGCAGCGGATTGACCGGCACGGACTGGCTTGCCACATGGGCGTTGATGTCGTCGATCGACCAGTCCGCGAGCGGGTTCAGCTTGATCAGCCCGCGCTCGGCGTCGAATTCGGCAAAGGGCGTGGTGGCGCGGTTGCCGGACTGGCCGCGGCGCAGCCCGGTGATCCAGAACGAGGCGCCTTCCAGCGCCCGGGCGAGCGGCTTTACCTTGCGCACGCCGCAGCAGGCATGCCGCGCCTCGACGCTCTCGTAAAAGCCGTTCATGCCATAGCGGGTCGCATAGACCTCGACATCGGCAGCTTCCGGGTAGAAGCGGCGGATTTCAAGACCATAGCGCTGTTCGGTCTCATCGATCAGCGCCAGCGTTTCGGCAAACAGCCGCCCGGTCTCCAGCGTCACCACGTCGATCCCGAGCTTCTGGTTGCCGATGGAGGCGGAAATCACCTGGTCCTCGATGCCGAGCGAGGTGGTGAAGACGGCGCGCCCGGCAAGCGCAGCTATCGTCGCCAGCCGCTGGTCGAGCGTCTGCGCGGCAAGCGTTGCATCAAGCGTCGCGGCGCGCGCTGTATTGGCTGGTGTCTGGTCGGTCATCGAAGGCGCATCCTGCATCAATTTCAGGCTGCCACTATCGCAGGCCTTGGCAAGGATTGCAGGAAATGCCTTTGCGATATTTCGGGAAGGCGGAGCAAATATCTCCCCGGTTTGCGGCTGCGGCGAAAAACCGGGGCGGACCTTCCAGAAACAGGCCCGCTTCCCGGCAAATTCGTCCTGAACAGCGCCGAAGCACCGGAAAAGGTTAAAAAATCCTCAACCTATCTGTTTCATGATGATGATCAGGCATCAAGCGGTGAAGGACCGGGCGGGCTGTCGTAAAGCGGGCGAAACGCTCTGGCGCAATTGTCATTTACCGACATTTCCGCTAGGGCGGGGCGGGAGACGGGCCGGGTGGCATGGTGGTTTTCAGGGCTTTGCGGACCACGCGCGCCGCCGGTAAGCAATTTGTTTTCGTTTGTCAGGGAAAGCCGGATTCCCCTTTTCCCTGACAGACTCCAGAGGATCTGCGCCGATTGGCAGGAACACGCGAGCGCGACCCGGTTGATCGCGCGGAAGGCATGACAGGATGATTTCGCAGAAGGCAAAATATGCGTTGCGGGCGCTCTCGGCTCTGGCCCGGGGCGATCAGGCGCAGCCGCGCCAGATTTCCGAAATCGCCGCGGCGCAGAACATCCCGAAGAAATTTCTGGAACAGATCCTGCTCGATCTCAAGCGCGAAGGCATCGTGCGCAGCCTGCGCGGCAAGCAGGGCGGCTATCTGCTGCTCCGGCCCGCCCGCGAGATCACCTTCGGCGAGGTGCTGCGCATCATCGACGGCCCCATCGCGCCGCTGCCCTGCCTGTCGATCACCGCCTATCGCCGCTGCGACGATTGCGACGGCGAGGTCTCCTGCGAAATCCGCCACGTCTTTGCCCGCGTCGCCGAAGCCGAACGCGCCGTCCTGTTCTCCTCCACCATCGCCGACGGGGTGACACTGGTGGACGAGGCGGTGGCGGAAGAGGCGTGAGGGGCGGGAGATTATCGGCTCGCGACGAGAACTCCTGCTCCAATCATTAACGCTCCTGCCCCCCGATTGAGCGCACCGATTTTCTTCGGATCGGCCA
This region includes:
- the cysD gene encoding sulfate adenylyltransferase subunit CysD, yielding MPDTRPDVELKNPSTSKPPLDPHLKALENEAIHIFREVAAEFDRPVMLYSIGKDSSVLLHLARKAFYPGRVPFPLLHVNTGWKFAEMIAFRDEIVKKYDLELIEHINPRGAAEGVTPFSHGSALYTDIMKTEGLRQALDAGQYDAAFGGARRDEEASRAKERIYSFRTPDHKWDPRNQRPELWNIYNGMVRKGESVRAFPLSNWTEVDIWRYIQAEDIPLVPLYYAKKRPFVERDGMMILAEDPRLELLPGEVRQEASIRFRTLGCFPLTGAIRSTASNLEEVIAELEIATVSERQGRAIDRDQSGSMEKKKREGYF
- a CDS encoding phosphoadenylyl-sulfate reductase; this encodes MTDQTPANTARAATLDATLAAQTLDQRLATIAALAGRAVFTTSLGIEDQVISASIGNQKLGIDVVTLETGRLFAETLALIDETEQRYGLEIRRFYPEAADVEVYATRYGMNGFYESVEARHACCGVRKVKPLARALEGASFWITGLRRGQSGNRATTPFAEFDAERGLIKLNPLADWSIDDINAHVASQSVPVNPLHGKGFPSIGCEPCTRAIRPGEPERAGRWWWEQDEKRECGLHVAEAAPGASALPASQLSESA
- a CDS encoding Rrf2 family transcriptional regulator produces the protein MISQKAKYALRALSALARGDQAQPRQISEIAAAQNIPKKFLEQILLDLKREGIVRSLRGKQGGYLLLRPAREITFGEVLRIIDGPIAPLPCLSITAYRRCDDCDGEVSCEIRHVFARVAEAERAVLFSSTIADGVTLVDEAVAEEA